One segment of Methanolinea mesophila DNA contains the following:
- a CDS encoding acetate uptake transporter → MEHLAESSRNNIFLVDGTANPAPLGLCAFGMTTLLLSLHNAGIIALGSPILAMAIFYGGLAQAIAGFMEWKKNNTFGFVTFGSFGFFWISFATILILPALGLIKAPGPVELAAFLAVWGLFALGLFVCTLRMHKVLQVTLLFVVLLVVALVAAELTGIKAVLTLGGVLGLIAGGLAFYIGMGQVINEVYGRKVFPV, encoded by the coding sequence ATGGAACATCTGGCTGAATCTAGCAGGAACAACATCTTTCTCGTGGACGGGACTGCCAACCCGGCCCCGCTCGGCCTCTGTGCGTTCGGGATGACGACGCTCCTGCTCTCGCTGCACAACGCGGGGATCATCGCGCTCGGAAGCCCTATCCTTGCAATGGCCATCTTTTACGGGGGACTTGCACAGGCGATCGCCGGCTTCATGGAATGGAAGAAGAACAACACCTTCGGGTTCGTCACGTTCGGGAGTTTCGGGTTTTTCTGGATCTCCTTTGCGACCATCCTGATCCTCCCCGCCCTCGGGCTGATAAAAGCGCCCGGACCGGTGGAACTCGCTGCATTCCTCGCTGTATGGGGACTGTTCGCCCTGGGCCTCTTCGTCTGCACCCTGCGGATGCACAAGGTGCTCCAGGTGACCCTCCTCTTCGTGGTGCTCCTCGTGGTCGCACTGGTCGCCGCGGAACTCACCGGGATCAAGGCGGTCCTCACCCTTGGCGGGGTCCTGGGACTTATCGCCGGAGGGCTCGCATTCTACATCGGCATGGGCCAGGTGATCAACGAGGTGTACGGGAGAAAAGTGTTCCCGGTATGA
- a CDS encoding metal-dependent hydrolase: MDLTWLGHSCVLLRGSKTILIDPFIPEGKVPESPDLVALTHGHADHMGMTTELAKPTIAINEVAKYLKGKGLPAEAMNLGGSITVSGVKFTMTPAVHSNWLEEAGPGYSGGAAAGLVIRMDGTTVYHAGDTALFSDMQLIGELYHPDVALLPIGGRYTMGPEEAMIAARFVGAPLVIPVHYGTWPIIDQDPEAFRRAVERTTDIKVKVLKPGETVTL, from the coding sequence ATGGATCTGACATGGCTGGGACATTCGTGTGTCCTTCTCCGCGGGTCGAAAACCATACTGATTGACCCCTTTATTCCCGAAGGGAAGGTTCCCGAATCGCCTGACCTGGTGGCTCTAACCCACGGGCATGCCGACCACATGGGTATGACCACGGAACTCGCAAAACCGACCATCGCCATCAACGAGGTGGCGAAGTACCTGAAGGGGAAGGGACTTCCCGCCGAAGCGATGAACCTGGGCGGTTCGATAACCGTCTCGGGGGTGAAATTCACCATGACCCCTGCGGTGCACTCCAACTGGCTCGAGGAAGCGGGACCGGGATACTCCGGAGGAGCAGCGGCAGGGCTTGTCATCAGGATGGACGGCACAACCGTGTATCATGCGGGAGATACGGCACTGTTCTCCGACATGCAGCTTATCGGGGAACTCTACCACCCGGATGTCGCACTCCTGCCTATAGGGGGCAGGTATACCATGGGTCCCGAAGAGGCCATGATCGCGGCCCGTTTCGTGGGGGCGCCTCTTGTAATACCGGTCCACTACGGCACCTGGCCTATAATCGACCAGGATCCCGAAGCGTTCAGAAGGGCGGTGGAACGGACCACTGATATTAAGGTGAAGGTGCTGAAACCGGGGGAGACGGTTACGCTCTGA
- a CDS encoding response regulator receiver protein, whose product MQDDKRKTHLLELFTNISGKTKIVEPMTKIHGTLRDRDAVEREIALVMREILDQGFFKTKLKPIQLAKLVSLYYAGKNDTEIARELGDEKLSKTVARARVRLKLFRDLDWKMPFDREQMEDLLDSGKTMKEVSEELGVSPSTLREYRHVIEQAEDTTIDIYLERIKDVMEDRDLSEQLTRSATRDSLGESIDITEAEMIDVA is encoded by the coding sequence ATGCAGGACGATAAGAGAAAAACGCACCTTCTGGAGCTCTTTACCAATATCTCGGGCAAGACCAAGATAGTAGAGCCCATGACGAAGATCCACGGGACGTTGAGAGACAGGGACGCGGTAGAGCGGGAGATCGCGTTGGTAATGCGGGAGATCCTCGACCAGGGCTTCTTCAAGACCAAGCTGAAACCCATCCAGCTCGCAAAGCTGGTGAGCCTCTACTACGCCGGGAAGAACGATACCGAGATCGCCCGCGAACTGGGGGACGAGAAGCTCTCCAAGACCGTCGCCCGGGCGCGTGTCCGGTTGAAACTCTTCCGCGACCTTGACTGGAAGATGCCCTTCGATCGCGAACAGATGGAAGACCTCCTGGACTCGGGAAAGACCATGAAAGAGGTAAGCGAGGAGCTGGGTGTGAGCCCGTCAACGCTCCGGGAGTACCGGCATGTCATCGAGCAGGCCGAGGACACCACCATCGACATCTACCTTGAACGGATCAAGGACGTAATGGAGGACCGCGACCTCTCCGAACAGCTCACCCGCAGTGCAACCCGCGACAGCCTCGGCGAGTCCATCGACATCACCGAAGCCGAGATGATCGACGTCGCCTGA
- the glyS gene encoding glycine--tRNA ligase produces the protein MSDVYDKIMDLAKRRGFIWPTSECYGSVAGFIDYGPLGSMMKRKIENIWRHFYVVQEGYYEIECPTIGQEDIFIASGHVKGFSDKMCQCPSCKEYLRADHVAEGQNIAGASAMSAEQLSEVLCKLCCPACGEELGKVEVFNFNLMFATTIGPGSQRTGYLRPETAQGMFTDFSRLLRFYRDKLPFGAVQIGKSYRNEISPRQGMIRLREFTQAEAEIFVHPSEKTHPMFSRYADYKIPLLGIAQQLGNTDPLTVTMREAVDLGLVANEYVAYYLALTHQILTTIGVKPERMRFRQHLCEERAHYAEDCWDAEIFSDRFGWVETVGIADRTDYDLRAHERQSGQRFAVFLQYQTPRKVRQVRVIPDMAALGPRFRGKAKAVADALCACAPGPGGVTITLDGEEIEVPAALYQVREEEVEVPGEEVTPHVIEPSYGIDRMIYGVLESSYDEELVDGEERKVLRFPPQIAPVQVAVFPLMARDGLPEIAAEISEQIRQRGILAEYDDSGAIGRRYRRQDEIGTPFAITVDYDSKDDASVTLRDRDSMRQVRVPIEGIADRMRGLVEGRISFSEL, from the coding sequence ATGAGCGATGTATACGATAAAATAATGGACCTGGCAAAACGGCGGGGATTTATCTGGCCCACCTCCGAGTGTTACGGTTCGGTGGCCGGGTTCATCGATTACGGCCCCCTGGGCTCGATGATGAAACGAAAGATCGAGAACATCTGGCGGCACTTCTACGTGGTCCAGGAAGGGTACTACGAGATCGAGTGCCCCACGATCGGGCAGGAGGACATATTCATCGCCTCCGGTCATGTCAAGGGGTTCTCCGATAAGATGTGCCAGTGCCCGTCCTGCAAGGAATACCTCAGGGCTGACCACGTGGCCGAAGGGCAGAACATCGCCGGGGCCTCCGCGATGAGCGCCGAACAGCTCTCCGAGGTGCTCTGCAAGCTCTGCTGTCCGGCCTGCGGTGAAGAACTCGGAAAGGTGGAGGTATTCAACTTCAACCTCATGTTCGCCACGACCATCGGTCCGGGGTCCCAACGGACCGGATACCTCCGCCCGGAGACCGCACAGGGAATGTTCACCGATTTCTCACGACTGCTCCGGTTCTACCGGGACAAACTTCCCTTCGGAGCGGTGCAGATCGGGAAGTCCTACAGGAACGAGATCTCTCCCCGGCAGGGCATGATCCGGCTGCGGGAGTTTACCCAGGCGGAAGCGGAGATCTTCGTCCATCCCTCCGAGAAGACCCACCCCATGTTCTCCCGGTACGCCGATTACAAAATCCCGCTGCTGGGGATCGCGCAGCAACTGGGGAACACGGACCCCCTGACCGTGACAATGCGGGAAGCGGTCGACCTCGGCCTCGTCGCCAACGAATACGTCGCGTACTATCTCGCGCTCACCCACCAGATCCTGACCACTATCGGGGTGAAGCCGGAACGGATGCGGTTCCGCCAGCACCTCTGCGAAGAACGCGCCCATTATGCAGAGGACTGCTGGGACGCGGAGATCTTCTCCGACCGGTTCGGGTGGGTGGAAACGGTCGGGATCGCCGACCGGACGGACTACGACCTCCGGGCCCACGAACGGCAGAGCGGCCAGCGCTTCGCCGTGTTCCTCCAGTACCAGACCCCGAGAAAAGTCAGGCAGGTCAGGGTAATTCCCGATATGGCCGCACTCGGCCCACGGTTCCGCGGGAAGGCGAAAGCCGTGGCAGACGCCCTGTGTGCCTGTGCCCCCGGTCCCGGAGGAGTGACCATCACCCTTGACGGGGAAGAGATCGAGGTTCCCGCAGCACTCTACCAGGTCAGGGAAGAAGAGGTCGAGGTCCCCGGCGAGGAGGTCACCCCCCACGTGATCGAGCCCAGCTACGGGATCGACCGGATGATCTACGGGGTGCTCGAATCCTCCTATGACGAGGAGCTGGTTGACGGGGAGGAACGGAAAGTGCTCCGGTTCCCCCCGCAGATCGCGCCCGTGCAGGTTGCGGTCTTCCCCCTGATGGCCAGGGACGGCCTCCCCGAGATCGCGGCGGAGATCAGCGAGCAGATACGGCAGAGGGGAATTCTCGCGGAATACGATGATTCCGGGGCCATCGGGCGGCGGTACCGCAGGCAGGACGAGATCGGGACCCCGTTCGCCATCACGGTGGACTACGATTCGAAGGACGACGCCTCCGTCACCCTTCGGGACAGGGACAGCATGCGCCAGGTGCGGGTCCCTATCGAAGGGATCGCCGACAGGATGCGGGGCCTGGTGGAGGGACGTATCTCCTTCTCCGAACTCTAA